The genomic region AAGTATGATCACCGCGCAGCGGGTTTCCTCCCCCGTTTACGGGGGAGGTGTCTGGCTTGCCAGACGGAGGGGGGGAGCTTGTTTCGATAATCCCCCCCTCGGCCCTTCGGGCCACTCCCCCCGTGAACGGGGGGAGAAACCATGGGTGACGCTTACTTCTTCTTGCCTCCATCGGGCGTGTATTTATTGACCTTCTCACGCACCACTACCGCCCCGGCGATGACAATCACGGCCTCACCCAGCGGCGGCTCTGAATAGCGCGCGGCCAGCTCGATGAGCGTGCCGCGATGCACGCGCTCGAACGCCTTGGTCAGCTCAAACGCCACCGCGCCCTGCCGCTCGCCCAGCACTTCGGCCGCATCGGCGAGCGTCTCGGAGAGGCGCTGCGCGCTTTCCATGATGATGAGGGTGGCCGGATCGGCCTTGAACGGCTCCAGCCAGCGCTGGCGCTTGCCGCTCTTGCGCGGGGCGAACCCTAAAAAGGTGAAGCGATCGGTCGGCAGGCCCGATACTGCGACCGCGGTGAGCACCGAGGATGGGCCGGGCACGGCGCTGACCTCAAAACCGGCCTCGATGACCGCGCGCACCACCCGGTAGCCGGGATCGGAGATGGCGGGCATGCCGGCATCACTGACCAGCGCCACGCTCTCGCCCTGCTGCAGCAATTTGACGATACCGCCCGCGCTGCTCTGCTCGTTATGGTCATGGCAGGCGATCAGGCGCGGCGGGGTGATGCCCGCCAGATCCAGCAGGCGCCGCGTAGTGCGGGTATCCTCGCAGGCAATGACGCTGACCTCTGACAGTATGCGCGCCGCGCGGGGCGGCAGATCTTCCAGATTGCCGATAGGCGTACCCACCAGCCAGAGCCGGGGGCCGTCATAGGGCGTTTCAAGATTGGCGCTCATGGCGATGTTCTAGCGCGTGCAGCGCTGCGCGCCAGCCCTCAGCTCTCCGGCATGCGCACGCGCACCCGTGTGCGGGCGCTGCGCCCGGCCTCGTCCACTACCGTCAGCTCGTAAAAGCCCGGCCCTTGCGGCTGCCACAGGGATTGCCCGCCTGCATCGAGCGCCACCGGCACGCCGCGCTGATACCAGCGCAACGCACCCTGCCCACGCGCCGACAGGGCAAATCCGCGTCCGGGCTCATCAGCCCACACTTCCGCGCCATCGGGCGGAAAAACGATGTCAGGGCCGGATACACCCCGCTCAAAGCGCGCCAGCGGCCCTGTGGCGTTGCTGGCTACAAGACTGTCTGTGCGTGACGCGATACCGGAAGGATCGCGCCGGGCGATCACGTCGAAAATGTCAAACAGGGCTGGCAGGGCAGCGTGCCGCCCGGTCTCGCCGGGGCGCGGCGCGCCATCGGCCCGGCCTACCCAGACCACGACCGCATAATTGCCCGAAACGCCCGCCGCCCAGGCATCGCGAAAGCCGTAGGAGGTGCCGGTCTTGTAGGCGATGGCGGGCGCGCCGCTGGTCAGGCGAGCGGGCATACGGCCCGGCGGGGCGGGCGAGCGCTGCAGCACATCGACAAGCGTGGCAGCGGCCAAGCGATCCAGCAGGCGGAAGCCCCGGCTTTGCCGATTGGCCGCAGCCGCCTGCGGCGTCCAGGCGAGCGGCAGTGCCTCACCGCCGGCGCCCAGCGCGGCGAACATCACCGCGATTTCCTCTGCCGTGATGCCAAGACCGCCGAGCGCGATGGCGAGCCCCGCATCACCCTCACTGGAGCGCGGCACAATGGCCCGCCCGCCCGCAAAGCTCATGGCGGCGAGAAAGCGGTTGGCTCCGACCGCATCGAGCACTTGCACGGCAGGCACGTTGAGCGAATGCTGCAGCGCCTCGGCAATCGTCACATCGCCCCGGAAGCTGCGGTCGAAATTCTCAGGGTTGTAGTCGGCAAAGCGGCGCGGCAGATCGGCAATGCGCGTGCCGGGGCCGGCAAGGCCGTCCTCGAAGGCCAGGCCATAAATGAAGGGTTTGAGCACGGAGCCCGGTGAGCGCGCACGCCGCGTCAGATCAATCCAGCCGCCCGGCCTGCGGCGCCCGGCAGACCCCACCGCCGCGCGCACTTCGCGCCCGTCCAGCGAGACGATCAGGGCGGAGGCCTGCACATCGGGTCCGGCCTCATTCGCCAGCGTCTCCAGACGCGTCTCCAGCGCGCTCTGAAGCCGGATATCGAGCGTGGAGCGTATCTCGCCGCCTGCACGGGCAAGGTGCTGCGAGGCATGCCAGGCGCGCGCCGGGAAGGCACGCCGGGAGGGTGCCGGTTCTTCTGCCGCATCAGCCGCGCGGTCCGCACTGATCAGGCCTGCGCGCTCCATGCGCGCCAGCAGGCGCGCCCGGGAGGCCATCGCCGCATCGGGACGCAGATCGGGACGGCGCGCTTCGGGCGCCTGCGGCAGGGCAATCAGAAGCGCGATTTCATCAGGGGTGAGCACGTCCGGCTCATGTCCGAACCAGGCCCAGCTGGCCGCCCTTACGCCTTCCAGATTGCCGCCATAGGGCGCGAGCGTCAGCCAGGCTTGCAGGATTTCATGCTTGGAATAGCGCCGCTCCAGCTGGATGGCGCGCACCATCTCGATCAGTTTGGCACCAATCGTCCGGCGCGGCCGCGGCTCCAGCAGGCGGGCCGTCTGCATGGTGATCGTCGACCCGCCCGACACGATCCGCCCGGCGCTGACAAGCGAGGTGACCGCACGCGCCATCGCCAGCGGGTCGACGCCGTGATGGGAATGGAAGCGCTGGTCCTCGATCTCGATCAGGGCGGCGCGAAACGCCGGATCGACGGCTTCAGGATCAACCGGCAGACGCCAGCGTCCGTCTTCGACCGGGAAGGCACGCAAGGCCCGCCCCTCCCGGTCGGTCACCAGCGCGGAAACCTCCGGCATGGGCGGTGGCGGCAGGGCATGATCCAGCCCCGCGAGCAATACGCCAGCAGCGAGGAGCGAGGCGAGCGGCACGCTCGCCCGCCTTGCCCAAAGTGCCAGCCAGCCGGACATTAGGGGCGGATCGTGACCTGCCCGGCCTCGGAGCGGGCAAACACGTCCGGCCGGTACATGTCTTCGACCACCGTGCCGGGCTGGACAAACTGCCCCGGCGTGACGGCGCGGACCATATAGGCCACCCGCACCGCATCGCGCCCGCGCGTATTGATGGCCGCGATAAAGCGGTCATCACGCGCCTCGGCCACTTGAGTGGAAGCCAGATCACCCAGGAAGGCATAAGGCCCGGTCTCGCCCGCATCGCCTGCGCGCAGAATGCCCTCGATCTCGAAGCCTGCAGGCAGGAGATCGGCCACGATCAGCGGCATGGCGCGGGTCTGCTCAGGCTTGATGGTCAGGCTGACAATGATCTGGTCACCGCGCCTGATGGCTGCTGTGTCGACAGCATTGCCGCGCCGGTCGGTCAGGGAGCGCTCAACACTGACGCCTTCGGAGGCCGTGTCAGGCGCTTCCACCGGCACACCGCGCGCAAACGCCGTCACCCAGACCGGCTGCTGGCCGCTATTGGTCAACTCCCGGCCTTCAGCCAGATCATCGGCATCCAGCGTGACGGATTGACCTTCCAGCGCCGCGCCGCCCCACTCCAGAGACAGGCTTTGCGCATCCCCGGCAAAGGCCCGCGCGGCCATCAGCACATGGGCCTGTTCCTGCGTGGTCATGCGCGAAGCTTCGGGCAGGTCACGCGCCAGCCGGGCCAGCAGACCCTCCACGCGGTCTTCAATGCCTGCCTCGGCCACCAGAGCGGTCACACCGGCCAGATCACGCACCGGCGTCTGGTACCAGTCACCAGCATTATTGTAGCCGAGCACGGAGATCGCGCTGTCAAACGCGCTCACCGCACGGGCACGGTCACCAATGGCGGCCAGCCCGGCCCCGATATGGGCGCGCGCCAGCGGGCTTTCGATCCGGCCGAGCATTTCATCGTGCAGATAGCGAAGCCGCGCCCGGTCGCCCCGGCCCGCACGGGCCAGAAGGTAGGAGGCATAGGCGCTGCTGCGATGATTGATGCGATCTTGCGTATCGCGGCTCCAGCGCGGATCGGGTGCGCTGGTGTCATAGCCATAGGCTTGCCACAGATCACCGCGCGCCACCGGCACCAGCGCATCAAGCGCGCGTGTCAGCGCCGCACGCGGCACGCTGTAACCGGCTTCTGCAGCCCGCATCAGGAAGTCGGTGGCGTAGGCACCCAGCCATGGCGATGCCGCACCATCACCGATGCGCCACAGGCCGATAGCACCATCCTCGCTCTGGCGTGCCAGCACCGATTCAATCGCGCGGCGCACGATATCGTCTGCGTCCGCGGGCGCATCCGCGCCTGACAGCCCGGCCATCTGCCCGGCATAGAGCAGCGGCAAGGCCCGGCTCACCGCCTGTTCGGTACAGCCATAGGGATAGCCCGACAGGGCCTCGTAGATCGCGGCCACATCGATGGGCGTTGCGGCGACAGAGAGACGCAAAGCCCCGCTGCCCGGCGCGAACGCGCCAAGCGCATCGGCTGGCGGCTGCCAGGTTTCGCCCGGCCGCAGGGTGCGCCGCGTGATCGATGTCATCGGCAGGAAGGCTGAACGCACCTCAATCGGATACTCATGCACGACCGCTTCGCCGTCCGGCCCGGTGACCGAGAGTGACAGCTCTGCAATCCCCGGCGAAGCGGCAGAGAGCGCCACGGCGCGGTCGGTGCGCTGACCCGCAGGCAGGCTTTGCGTGAAGGCGGCGTCAGCAAAGCTGACAGGCCCGTCCGCTTCCAGAGCCACCGCATAATCGCCCGGCGCGCCATCGATATTGTCCATGGTCAGCGTGGCCGAGGCCGTATCGCCCGGTGCCAGGAAGCGCGGCAGGATCAGCTCTGATGGCACATCATCGCGCACGGTCAGGGGCTGGCTCGCCGAGCCAATCCCCCGATCCGACCAGGCCACCGCCATCAGGCGCAGCTCGCCATTGAAGTCCGGAATGTCGAAGCTCACTTGCGCCCGGCCCCGATTGTCAAAACTCACCGGGCCGGAGAACAGGGCGACGGTGCGGGTCGGTACCACGGACAGACCCGCAGCCCCGATCTCGTCACCGCCAGAGCGTACCGGTGCCGCCGGTCCCTGATTGGGGTCCAGCAGGCGGCCATAATCATCGAGCAGGTCAACGCCGAGGCGCGCCTTGCCGAAGAACCAGCTTTCCGGGTCCGGCGAGGCAAAGCCCGTCAGCAGCAATATGCCCTCATCGACAGCGGCCACCGTCACATAAGCCTGTTCGCGGGCGGGGCCATCGCTGGCGGTAATCGTGAAATCAAAACGCTCGCGCGGATTGATGCGTTCAGGCGCATCCAGTGTCAGCTCGAATGTGCGGTCCTCGACATTGACCGGCACGTGCAGCACGCCTACCGCGCGGCGCGGGGTGGGACGTGTCACGGCATCACGCGGGGTGAAGACCGAGACCATCACATAGGCGCCTGCGCCCCAGTCGGCGGTGACGGGCAATTCCACTTCGGTAGCACCCTCACCCACTTCCAGCGTGCGCGAGAGAATGACCCGGTCGGTCGCGACCACCAGCTCTGCCTGCCCTGCATAGGGGGCGAAGATGGAAACCTGCGCTGTCTCGCCGGTTTGCGGCGCCGCAGACGGGCCGGACAGGCGCACGCGGTCAGGGGCCGCCTCGCCATCTTCAGGGCGTCCGCCATAGCCCGACCAGAAGCCATAGCTTGCCAGATCCTCGCCATCAGCCGAGACGATGAGGGTGTAGTCGCCCCAGTCGAGCGAAGGCGTTTCAACACTGGCCGGGTTCTCGCCATCAAGGCGCACAAGACCGGACTCGATCGGTACGACGCGCTGCGAACGCCGCCAGCGCCAGTCGCCATTATCGGTGCGGTACCAGTCATACTGCCAGTCAGTGCGGATCAGGCGCCAGTCCGCTTCCATGGCCAGCGCCGCGCCGTCTGCGCCGACACCGATCACGGAGAGGCGTGTGGCCTGGCCACGGCGCACGGTGTCGTCATCGCCTGCCATGCGGATACCGACATAGCGGTCGCGCGGGCGGTAGGGGATGCGCACATCATCACTGACGGCACGCCCGCCGGGCTCTTCCACGGTGATGATCGCGCGCGCGCGCAGGGGCAGCGAGGAATCGCGCCCTGCCCGGCCCGGCGCAACCGGCATGGCCGCATTGCCCTGCCCGTCCGTCATGGTGTCGGGCAGGTCGATTACCTCCTCGGCAAAGCGCTCATCGTGCTTGCCAAAGCGGAAGCCGGAAAACTCCGGGAAGGGATTGGGATCAGGCTGGATGCGGGCCGTACCGCGAAGCTGCAGGCCAGCCCCCGGCGCGCCATAGAGAAAGCGCGTGAAGGTTTCCACCATGCGCGTCTGACCGGCACGGATCGGCGTTTCTGTGTCGGCGGTCAGCGTCAGCGCGACGCGTTGCGGCACGAAGTCCTCAACCGACAGGCTCTGGCTCGCCACTTCACCCACACCGTCCACGCTGATGCTAAGGCGCCAGCGGCCACGGGCCGCTTCGCGCGGCAGCTCAAAGTCATGGAAGATCGCACCGGCCTGCGCGGCGCGCTCAAAACGCACCTCCTCATGGGCGAGGCCATTGGGCGCATAAAGAGCGATGGTGCCCGGCCGGTCAGAGAGCGCCCGGCCTTCGCTATCGCGGATCATGGCCGAGGCGTGAATGGTCTCGCCGGGCCGGTAAATGCCCCGGTCCAGCCAGATAAAGCCATCCGCGCCCTCGGCGCGGTTACGCCCGCCAACCGGCTGGGCAGAGAGATCGACCGGCGCGCGAGCCAGATCCAGCACCGCAAAATCACCCTCCGGCCCATAGGCCATCAACAGGCGCGGCGCATCGCCGTCACGGCCCGATATCAGCGCTTCGCCAAAGCGCACCCGCCCGCGCTCATCGCTACGCGCAGTTGCCAGCACTTCATTGGAGCGGGCAATCAGCTGCACCTCCACGCCGGCCTGCGGCCGGGCGGTCTGAAGCGAGCGGACTATCGCATCAATCCCGTCGCGCCCGCGATAGGCGGTAAAGGCCAGGTCCGTCACGATCAGCCAGCGCGCCGCGCGGGCATATTCACCATAGCGGTCGGTATCGATTTCGGCGAGATTTTCCGCGCGCAGGAAATACGCGCCAGGGCGCAGATTGCCGATGGTTTCAGCCAGCGGAAACACCGTGGTCGTCATCGCATTGGCGTTACCTGGCGTATCCATTTCGCCCTGCCAGACCGGCGATCCGGCGTCGCCAGGCTGTTCTTCTGAACCCAGCCAGTACCAGTCGCCAGACGCGGCATTGAACCCGGAAATGATCTGGCGGAAGGCAAGCGCCCGGTCGGTCACGCGCGTCACCGTCACGCGCACGGCGTCGACATTGACGGTCTCGATGGCTACGCCGTCCGCGTCCACACGCGGCAGGATCACGCCGGTGCCGGCAAAGCCGACATAGGCCGGGCGCGAGGCAAAGCTCAGCGTATCTCTCTCTTCGCTCTCAAGGCGGCGCCCGTCAGCGGACGGCAGACCTTCGCGCAAGATGAGGTTACGCGTCTGACCGAAGCCAAGCCCGCCAATGCACAGGCGCTGGCCATCCACATTGAGGGCGACCGGTTCATCAACCTCTACATAGGCGCTGTAATCGGTATCGGGATCGAGCGGGCCGGAGAAGGTCAGGCACAGGCGCGGCGCATCACCATCGATATCGGCCGCATAGCGCAGATACTCGAAGCGGTCAGAGACGTCCGGTGTGGCGCGCGGCGCGTCGGCAGAGCGTGCCTCAAGGCGCGGGCCTTCATCACGCGCCGCCGGGGCCGGATCATCGCCGCACCCGGCCAGAACCATCGCGCCCGCCATGCCGGCCAGCAGTGCAACGCGCCTCAGGGACGCTGAACCCATCCGGAAACAGTCTTCGGCAAACATCCCCATGACCTGTCCTCCCTGCCTGCCCGTATGCGGCCTGTGCACTTTTGCACGCCGGCGAAGTGAATTCACCCCTTCGGGGCAATTTTTCCAAGGCGGTCAGAGCCGGCGGAACGCCGCTCAGCCCGACGCGATTTCGTCAGTCAGTGGCAGCACATAGCCCTTCAGGCGCTGTGTCTCGATCAGGTCCTCACCCACCACCGCGCGGATCGAACGGCGTAGCCGGGCCACCGCCACATCGATGACATTGATCTGCGGCGGCAAGTTGGGAAAGTCGGTCCAGACTTCCGCCCAAAGCGTGTCACGGCTGACGGGCGTGCCTGCGCGCTCGGCCAGCAGTTTCAATATGTTGAACTCCTGCGGAGACAGCGGAATATGCGCGCCATTCCAGTGGGCGGTGCGCGCCTTCACCCTGACCTCCAGCCCGCCCAGCACGATCACTTCGGGGTTGGCGACAAAACCTGCCCGCCGCGCCAGCGATTTGAGGCGCGCGCGCAGCTCAGCGGCATCAAAGGGCTTGCCCAGATAGTCATCGGCGCCAGCCTCCAGCCCTTCAACGCGCTGATGAGCCTGGCCAAGGCTCGACAAGACAAGGGCGGGCGCAACAACGCCCATATCGCGCAAGCGTGCCAGCAGCTGAAGCCCGTCCGCGCCGTCGGTCTCGATCACCCTGTCCACAATCAGCACGTCAATCGCGCTGGCGGCGGCGCGGGCCAGCGCCTCACGGCCGGTTGCCACCCGTTCCAGCGTCCAGTCCGGCTCGCTGGCGACAGCCTCACCGGCCTTGTCGGCCCAGACATCCTCATCCTCGACCATGAATATGTGCATGCTTAATTTCCCCCTTGCTGGCCAACCCGGCCAGCCCCTTGTCAGAACGGTCCGCCCGCCGCGTCGGCGAATGCGGCATGATCGGGTGCCCGCGCCGCCATGCCCTCATCGAGTGTCAGGGCAATATAGCGGGGCGTAGTGTCGCCGCCACGCAATACCCGCAAGGCGACCTCCCGCCGGGCCAGATGCAGGCGCGCCTCGGCCTCGTCCGGGTCGGACAGGTCAATCGCACCGATGGCCAGCACGCTGTCGCCCTGACGCAAACCCGCCAGCGCCGCCGGACTGCCCGGCGCCACCGATGCCACCGCAACCCCCGCCGCTTCGCTGGCGGCAAAGCTGAGCCCGTAGCCGCGGCGGCTGACGGGCTCGAAGCTCAGTTCCCGGCTCACCGCCTGGCCCTCATCGCCGGGCCGGATTTCCAGCCCGGTCTCGACACGGAACCGGGCCTGACCGTCATGGAGGCTAAGGGAAACCGTATTGCCCGGACGGGCCAGCAGCAGCGCGCGGGCAAGATCACGCGGGACCGACAGCTCGATACCGTTCACCGCCAGCAGCATCTGGCCTGCCCGGATGCCGGCATCGGCGGCAGGGGAGTGCGGATCCACCGCCTCTATCAGCAGGCCACCCCCGCTGGGGCGGCCCATGGCGCTCGCCAGAGCCCCGTGCAAGGCCCGCACCGTCAGCCCCAGATAGCCGCGCTCGACACGTCCGTTTTCCAGTAGTGCATCACCGACCTGACGGGCGATATCAGCGGGTATGGCCAGCGATATGCCGACATTGAAGAACGCCTCCTGCGGGATGGCGGTGTTGACGCCCACCACCCGCCCCGACGCATCGATCAGCGGGCCGCCGGAATTGCCGGGATTGAGCGCGGCATCGTGCTGGATATAGCCAACCGGGTCTGCGCCGTCATAGGCACGGGCGAACCCGCCAACCACGCCGGAGCTGACCGACAGGTGAAAGTCCAGCGGAGACCCGACCGCCAGCACCGGCGCGCCAATCCTGAGCGCGCCATCATCACCCCACTCCAGTACCGGCAGGTCTGCCTGCACCCGCAGCAGGGCGAGATCGGTCAGCGGGTCGGTACCAATCAGCTCTGCGCCTACGCGCCGCCCATTGGCCAGACGTGCCTCTACCCGGCGCGCGCCTGAAATGACGTGAAAATTGGTCAGGACATACCCGCCCTGCGCTATCGCGAAGCCGGAGCCGGAGCGCCACGACCAGCCCTCCTGATCGTCCGTACTGTTGCGCGCGCCCTCGCCCTCGCTTCCCGCCATCACCATCACAGGCTGGCTCACCGCCCGCTCGGCATACACGGTGACAACAGAGCGGGTAATGATCTCGGCATCGGCGCGGGCGGGCGGGCCTGACATACCGGAACCTGCAGCAGCGGGAAGCGGCGCGGCGCGCTCCGGCTGGTGGCCTGCCGCAAGCTGCGCGGCCGCAAGAAGCGCGGTGATGACCGCCGCCGCGATCAGGGCGCGCGTACCGGTATAGGGCATGAAAACGGCTCCAGCATTTCCTCCCTGGAACGCTAGATCAGGCCGAGCCCGGCGCACTACTGACAAGCCCTGTCAGAATGAGAGCCGCCGGACGGGCAGGCTTTCCTGACAAAGACGGACAGTCTCGTTTTGGCGCTTTTCCGGCTGTCAGCATTGGGTTACGGCTAGATCAGACAGCAGGAGAGATGCCCACAAGCGGGGGCCTGACAACACTCACACCTGTTGGCGAAAGCGGGACATTGTTTTTACAGGAGTAGATGAAATGAAACTGTCTTCTTTGCTTGCTGCAACTGCAGCCATCGCCCTTACCGGCTCGGTCATCGCTCAGGAAGTTG from Glycocaulis abyssi harbors:
- the rsmI gene encoding 16S rRNA (cytidine(1402)-2'-O)-methyltransferase, with the protein product MSANLETPYDGPRLWLVGTPIGNLEDLPPRAARILSEVSVIACEDTRTTRRLLDLAGITPPRLIACHDHNEQSSAGGIVKLLQQGESVALVSDAGMPAISDPGYRVVRAVIEAGFEVSAVPGPSSVLTAVAVSGLPTDRFTFLGFAPRKSGKRQRWLEPFKADPATLIIMESAQRLSETLADAAEVLGERQGAVAFELTKAFERVHRGTLIELAARYSEPPLGEAVIVIAGAVVVREKVNKYTPDGGKKK
- the pbpC gene encoding penicillin-binding protein 1C: MSGWLALWARRASVPLASLLAAGVLLAGLDHALPPPPMPEVSALVTDREGRALRAFPVEDGRWRLPVDPEAVDPAFRAALIEIEDQRFHSHHGVDPLAMARAVTSLVSAGRIVSGGSTITMQTARLLEPRPRRTIGAKLIEMVRAIQLERRYSKHEILQAWLTLAPYGGNLEGVRAASWAWFGHEPDVLTPDEIALLIALPQAPEARRPDLRPDAAMASRARLLARMERAGLISADRAADAAEEPAPSRRAFPARAWHASQHLARAGGEIRSTLDIRLQSALETRLETLANEAGPDVQASALIVSLDGREVRAAVGSAGRRRPGGWIDLTRRARSPGSVLKPFIYGLAFEDGLAGPGTRIADLPRRFADYNPENFDRSFRGDVTIAEALQHSLNVPAVQVLDAVGANRFLAAMSFAGGRAIVPRSSEGDAGLAIALGGLGITAEEIAVMFAALGAGGEALPLAWTPQAAAANRQSRGFRLLDRLAAATLVDVLQRSPAPPGRMPARLTSGAPAIAYKTGTSYGFRDAWAAGVSGNYAVVVWVGRADGAPRPGETGRHAALPALFDIFDVIARRDPSGIASRTDSLVASNATGPLARFERGVSGPDIVFPPDGAEVWADEPGRGFALSARGQGALRWYQRGVPVALDAGGQSLWQPQGPGFYELTVVDEAGRSARTRVRVRMPES
- a CDS encoding alpha-2-macroglobulin, with the protein product MGMFAEDCFRMGSASLRRVALLAGMAGAMVLAGCGDDPAPAARDEGPRLEARSADAPRATPDVSDRFEYLRYAADIDGDAPRLCLTFSGPLDPDTDYSAYVEVDEPVALNVDGQRLCIGGLGFGQTRNLILREGLPSADGRRLESEERDTLSFASRPAYVGFAGTGVILPRVDADGVAIETVNVDAVRVTVTRVTDRALAFRQIISGFNAASGDWYWLGSEEQPGDAGSPVWQGEMDTPGNANAMTTTVFPLAETIGNLRPGAYFLRAENLAEIDTDRYGEYARAARWLIVTDLAFTAYRGRDGIDAIVRSLQTARPQAGVEVQLIARSNEVLATARSDERGRVRFGEALISGRDGDAPRLLMAYGPEGDFAVLDLARAPVDLSAQPVGGRNRAEGADGFIWLDRGIYRPGETIHASAMIRDSEGRALSDRPGTIALYAPNGLAHEEVRFERAAQAGAIFHDFELPREAARGRWRLSISVDGVGEVASQSLSVEDFVPQRVALTLTADTETPIRAGQTRMVETFTRFLYGAPGAGLQLRGTARIQPDPNPFPEFSGFRFGKHDERFAEEVIDLPDTMTDGQGNAAMPVAPGRAGRDSSLPLRARAIITVEEPGGRAVSDDVRIPYRPRDRYVGIRMAGDDDTVRRGQATRLSVIGVGADGAALAMEADWRLIRTDWQYDWYRTDNGDWRWRRSQRVVPIESGLVRLDGENPASVETPSLDWGDYTLIVSADGEDLASYGFWSGYGGRPEDGEAAPDRVRLSGPSAAPQTGETAQVSIFAPYAGQAELVVATDRVILSRTLEVGEGATEVELPVTADWGAGAYVMVSVFTPRDAVTRPTPRRAVGVLHVPVNVEDRTFELTLDAPERINPRERFDFTITASDGPAREQAYVTVAAVDEGILLLTGFASPDPESWFFGKARLGVDLLDDYGRLLDPNQGPAAPVRSGGDEIGAAGLSVVPTRTVALFSGPVSFDNRGRAQVSFDIPDFNGELRLMAVAWSDRGIGSASQPLTVRDDVPSELILPRFLAPGDTASATLTMDNIDGAPGDYAVALEADGPVSFADAAFTQSLPAGQRTDRAVALSAASPGIAELSLSVTGPDGEAVVHEYPIEVRSAFLPMTSITRRTLRPGETWQPPADALGAFAPGSGALRLSVAATPIDVAAIYEALSGYPYGCTEQAVSRALPLLYAGQMAGLSGADAPADADDIVRRAIESVLARQSEDGAIGLWRIGDGAASPWLGAYATDFLMRAAEAGYSVPRAALTRALDALVPVARGDLWQAYGYDTSAPDPRWSRDTQDRINHRSSAYASYLLARAGRGDRARLRYLHDEMLGRIESPLARAHIGAGLAAIGDRARAVSAFDSAISVLGYNNAGDWYQTPVRDLAGVTALVAEAGIEDRVEGLLARLARDLPEASRMTTQEQAHVLMAARAFAGDAQSLSLEWGGAALEGQSVTLDADDLAEGRELTNSGQQPVWVTAFARGVPVEAPDTASEGVSVERSLTDRRGNAVDTAAIRRGDQIIVSLTIKPEQTRAMPLIVADLLPAGFEIEGILRAGDAGETGPYAFLGDLASTQVAEARDDRFIAAINTRGRDAVRVAYMVRAVTPGQFVQPGTVVEDMYRPDVFARSEAGQVTIRP
- a CDS encoding response regulator transcription factor, producing the protein MHIFMVEDEDVWADKAGEAVASEPDWTLERVATGREALARAAASAIDVLIVDRVIETDGADGLQLLARLRDMGVVAPALVLSSLGQAHQRVEGLEAGADDYLGKPFDAAELRARLKSLARRAGFVANPEVIVLGGLEVRVKARTAHWNGAHIPLSPQEFNILKLLAERAGTPVSRDTLWAEVWTDFPNLPPQINVIDVAVARLRRSIRAVVGEDLIETQRLKGYVLPLTDEIASG
- a CDS encoding trypsin-like peptidase domain-containing protein, encoding MPYTGTRALIAAAVITALLAAAQLAAGHQPERAAPLPAAAGSGMSGPPARADAEIITRSVVTVYAERAVSQPVMVMAGSEGEGARNSTDDQEGWSWRSGSGFAIAQGGYVLTNFHVISGARRVEARLANGRRVGAELIGTDPLTDLALLRVQADLPVLEWGDDGALRIGAPVLAVGSPLDFHLSVSSGVVGGFARAYDGADPVGYIQHDAALNPGNSGGPLIDASGRVVGVNTAIPQEAFFNVGISLAIPADIARQVGDALLENGRVERGYLGLTVRALHGALASAMGRPSGGGLLIEAVDPHSPAADAGIRAGQMLLAVNGIELSVPRDLARALLLARPGNTVSLSLHDGQARFRVETGLEIRPGDEGQAVSRELSFEPVSRRGYGLSFAASEAAGVAVASVAPGSPAALAGLRQGDSVLAIGAIDLSDPDEAEARLHLARREVALRVLRGGDTTPRYIALTLDEGMAARAPDHAAFADAAGGPF